The Neovison vison isolate M4711 chromosome 5, ASM_NN_V1, whole genome shotgun sequence genome includes a region encoding these proteins:
- the NOG gene encoding noggin codes for MERCPSLGVTLYALVVVLGLRAAPAGGQHYLHIRPAPSDNLPLVDLIEHPDPIFDPKEKDLNETLLRSLLGGHYDPGFMATSPPEDRPGGGGGAAAGAEDLAELDQLLRQRPSGAMPSEIKGLEFSEGLAPGKKQRLSKKLRRKLQMWLWSQTFCPVLYAWNDLGSRFWPRYVKVGSCFSKRSCSVPEGMVCKPSKSVHLTVLRWRCQRRGGQRCGWIPIQYPIISECKCSC; via the coding sequence ATGGAGCGCTGCCCCAGCCTGGGGGTCACCCTCTACGCCCTGGTGGTGGTCCTGGGGCTGCGGGCGGCACCGGCCGGCGGCCAGCACTATCTCCACATCCGCCCGGCTCCCAGCGACAACCTGCCCCTGGTGGACCTCATCGAACACCCGGACCCTATCTTTGACCCCAAAGAGAAGGATCTGAACGAGACGCTGTTGCGCTCGCTGCTCGGGGGCCACTACGACCCGGGCTTCATGGCCACCTCGCCCCCCGAGGACCGGcccggagggggcgggggggcggccgcgGGCGCCGAGGACCTGGCGGAGCTGGACCAGCTGCTGCGGCAGCGGCCGTCGGGGGCCATGCCGAGCGAGATCAAAGGGCTGGAGTTCTCCGAGGGCTTGGCCCCGGGCAAGAAGCAGCGCCTGAGCAAGAAGCTGCGGAGGAAGTTACAGATGTGGCTGTGGTCGCAGACCTTCTGCCCGGTGTTGTACGCGTGGAACGACCTGGGCAGCCGCTTTTGGCCGCGCTACGTGAAGGTGGGCAGCTGCTTCAGTAAGCGCTCGTGCTCCGTGCCCGAGGGCATGGTGTGCAAGCCGTCCAAGTCTGTGCACCTCACTGTGCTGCGGTGGCGCTGTCAGCGGCGCGGGGGCCAGCGCTGCGGCTGGATTCCCATCCAGTACCCCATCATTTCCGAGTGCAAGTGCTCATGCTAG